Proteins found in one Vagococcus carniphilus genomic segment:
- a CDS encoding sigma-70 family RNA polymerase sigma factor, with product MYEVDYEQEIVKYLPFVRRVVNRIEIKSTDYDKDDLFNIGVIGLMDALKKFDVTKKVSFESYAYIRIRGAIIDEIRKTSRVSRTRMGHLDQFYKAKEKIEREKMTSATDKEICEELGIDGKQLSKIHETVHYLANISLEDTIFTSQGESLELKDVVEDTQMIPFDELLLDDEKKKALRTCVDKLSEREQIILNLYYVEELTLKEIAEVLEVSIPRVSQLHGKILIKLKNMIEEELA from the coding sequence GTGTATGAAGTTGATTACGAACAAGAAATTGTTAAATATTTACCTTTTGTAAGAAGAGTCGTTAATCGGATTGAAATTAAATCGACTGATTATGATAAAGATGACTTGTTTAATATTGGTGTCATAGGTTTAATGGATGCCTTAAAAAAATTCGATGTCACCAAAAAAGTATCATTTGAAAGTTATGCTTATATTCGAATTCGAGGAGCTATTATTGATGAAATAAGAAAAACGTCAAGAGTTTCAAGAACAAGAATGGGGCATTTGGATCAATTTTATAAAGCAAAAGAAAAAATTGAAAGAGAAAAAATGACATCAGCAACTGATAAAGAGATATGTGAAGAGCTTGGAATAGATGGGAAACAACTTTCTAAGATTCATGAAACAGTTCACTACTTAGCAAATATTTCTTTAGAAGATACGATTTTTACTTCTCAAGGAGAATCATTAGAGCTTAAAGATGTTGTAGAAGATACCCAAATGATACCTTTTGATGAACTCTTATTAGATGATGAAAAGAAAAAAGCACTGAGAACATGTGTTGATAAGCTCTCAGAAAGAGAACAAATCATTTTAAATTTATACTATGTAGAAGAGCTGACGTTAAAAGAAATCGCTGAAGTACTAGAGGTGTCAATCCCTCGAGTTTCTCAATTACACGGTAAAATATTAATTAAACTAAAAAATATGATTGAGGAGGAACTGGCATGA